From Candidatus Amoebophilus asiaticus 5a2, the proteins below share one genomic window:
- the rpsN gene encoding 30S ribosomal protein S14, whose amino-acid sequence MAKESVKARNLKRQALVERYAAKRAKLKEAGDYLALDKLPKNASPVRVRNRCKITGRARGYMRKFGISRIVFREWAAQGKIPGVIKASW is encoded by the coding sequence ATGGCTAAGGAATCAGTTAAAGCACGTAATTTAAAACGCCAAGCCCTGGTGGAGCGATATGCCGCTAAAAGAGCTAAACTCAAAGAAGCTGGCGACTACCTAGCGCTAGATAAGCTTCCTAAAAATGCTTCTCCTGTAAGAGTAAGAAATCGATGCAAAATTACAGGTAGAGCCAGAGGATATATGCGTAAATTTGGCATATCTAGAATTGTCTTTAGAGAATGGGCTGCACAAGGCAAAATACCTGGCGTTATAAAAGCTAGCTGGTAA
- the rplO gene encoding 50S ribosomal protein L15 yields MELNTLKPAKNSVKQNTRYGRGQGSGKGGTSTRGHKGAKSRSGYKSKPGFEGGQLPLQRRLPMYGFKNPNRVSYKPINLDTIQQLAEKAQLTVINPEVLHQHGLVSKRDKCKILGNGLLKTKLEVTAHAFSASASAAIEKLGGKANILNIYA; encoded by the coding sequence ATGGAACTAAATACACTTAAGCCCGCAAAAAATTCTGTTAAGCAAAATACAAGGTATGGTAGGGGGCAAGGTTCTGGTAAAGGTGGTACTTCTACTAGAGGACACAAAGGAGCAAAGTCACGCTCTGGTTATAAAAGTAAGCCAGGTTTCGAAGGAGGCCAGCTTCCTTTGCAACGCAGGTTGCCTATGTATGGTTTTAAGAATCCTAATAGAGTCAGCTATAAGCCTATTAACCTAGATACTATACAGCAGCTAGCTGAAAAAGCTCAGCTTACAGTTATTAATCCTGAAGTTTTACACCAACATGGTCTCGTTAGTAAACGTGATAAATGCAAAATTCTTGGCAATGGTCTGTTGAAAACAAAATTAGAAGTAACAGCTCATGCATTTTCAGCATCAGCATCAGCAGCCATAGAAAAATTGGGTGGGAAAGCGAACATCCTGAATATATATGCGTAA
- the rplX gene encoding 50S ribosomal protein L24 encodes MYNKHHKTLKLHIKKGDTVQVLSGNYRKKQGTVLKVFPKTYRAIVEGVHIVSKHKKPTAKNPQGTIEKVEAPIHISNLMLIESATSRPTRIGRKLDEEGKLQRYSKKTGEFIKNG; translated from the coding sequence ATGTATAATAAACATCATAAAACATTAAAATTGCATATAAAAAAGGGAGACACTGTTCAGGTTCTATCAGGTAACTACCGGAAGAAACAAGGAACAGTTCTGAAAGTTTTCCCTAAAACTTATAGGGCTATTGTAGAAGGAGTGCATATTGTTTCCAAACATAAAAAACCTACTGCTAAAAATCCACAAGGTACTATAGAGAAAGTAGAAGCTCCTATACATATCAGTAATCTTATGCTAATAGAATCTGCTACAAGTAGACCTACACGCATAGGAAGAAAATTAGATGAAGAAGGTAAGTTACAAAGATATTCTAAAAAAACAGGCGAATTTATAAAAAATGGCTAG
- the rpsE gene encoding 30S ribosomal protein S5 yields MMQLKKIIKPSELNLTEKVVAINRVTKVVEGGRNFSFSAVVVVGDGKGIVGHGLGKAQEVTNAIAKGIENAKKNLIKVPIQKGTVPHRAIGRFGGGEVLIKPAAPGTGIIAGGGARVVLECAGINNVLSKLKGSSNPHNTVKATFQALSQMRDPITVAAQRGISLDKLFNG; encoded by the coding sequence ATGATGCAACTAAAGAAAATAATTAAACCAAGCGAACTTAATCTAACAGAGAAAGTTGTTGCCATTAACCGTGTGACAAAGGTTGTTGAGGGAGGTAGGAATTTTAGCTTTTCAGCTGTAGTAGTGGTAGGAGATGGGAAAGGTATAGTAGGACATGGACTTGGAAAAGCACAAGAAGTTACCAATGCTATTGCAAAAGGAATAGAAAATGCAAAGAAAAATCTTATTAAGGTTCCTATACAAAAAGGTACGGTACCACACCGGGCTATAGGTAGATTTGGTGGAGGTGAAGTGCTAATTAAGCCAGCAGCTCCGGGTACAGGTATTATTGCAGGTGGAGGTGCACGTGTTGTATTAGAATGCGCAGGTATCAATAATGTACTTTCTAAATTAAAGGGATCTTCTAATCCTCATAATACTGTAAAGGCAACTTTTCAAGCTTTATCTCAAATGAGAGATCCTATTACTGTGGCAGCACAAAGAGGAATTAGCTTGGATAAATTATTTAATGGATAA
- the rplR gene encoding 50S ribosomal protein L18 translates to MNNLKAKRRLKIRMRIRKRIQGTAERPRLSVYKSNKATYAQLINDEQGYTLVASSSKSIGVQAGKPIDMARMVGEEIAKQAIGKGIEEVVFDRSGYIYHGRVKALAEGARAQGLKF, encoded by the coding sequence ATGAATAACTTAAAAGCTAAAAGAAGATTAAAAATCAGAATGCGTATTAGAAAGCGTATTCAAGGTACTGCTGAGAGACCTAGACTTTCAGTTTATAAAAGTAATAAAGCTACATATGCCCAACTCATTAATGACGAACAGGGCTATACGTTAGTTGCCAGTTCTTCGAAATCTATAGGAGTACAAGCAGGCAAACCCATAGATATGGCTAGAATGGTCGGGGAGGAGATAGCGAAGCAAGCTATTGGAAAAGGTATAGAAGAAGTTGTTTTTGATCGTTCTGGATATATATATCATGGTCGTGTGAAAGCATTGGCAGAAGGAGCTAGAGCCCAAGGACTTAAATTTTAG
- the rplE gene encoding 50S ribosomal protein L5, with the protein MASPRLQHKYFQEVVPALKNEMNYTSVMQVPRIEKICLNQGVGAAVQDKKLIEIAVDELTTIAGQKAVPTVARKAISNFKLREGMPIGATVTLRGRKMYEFLDRLITIALPRVRDFRGVNDKSFDGRGNYTLGIKEQIIFPEISIDKITKLTGMSITFVTNTESDKEAHTLLKALGMPFKS; encoded by the coding sequence ATGGCTAGCCCAAGACTACAACACAAATACTTTCAAGAAGTAGTTCCTGCACTTAAAAATGAGATGAACTATACATCAGTTATGCAGGTACCACGTATAGAAAAAATATGCCTTAACCAAGGCGTAGGAGCTGCTGTCCAAGATAAAAAATTGATTGAGATAGCAGTAGACGAATTAACAACTATTGCAGGACAAAAAGCAGTACCTACAGTAGCTAGAAAAGCTATATCTAACTTTAAATTAAGAGAAGGTATGCCTATCGGTGCTACAGTTACGCTGCGTGGTAGAAAAATGTATGAGTTTTTAGATCGTCTTATAACAATTGCATTGCCACGTGTACGTGACTTTAGAGGCGTTAATGATAAAAGCTTTGATGGAAGAGGCAATTACACCTTAGGAATTAAAGAGCAAATTATTTTTCCTGAAATTAGTATCGATAAAATAACTAAATTAACAGGGATGAGTATTACCTTTGTGACTAATACAGAGAGCGATAAAGAAGCACACACATTGCTGAAGGCATTAGGTATGCCTTTTAAAAGTTAA
- the rplN gene encoding 50S ribosomal protein L14, whose protein sequence is MIQQETRLNVADNSGAKQVQCIRVLGGTKKRYASVGDRIVVSVKSASPAGNIKKGAVSKAVVVRTKKEVRRKDGSYIRFDDNAAVLLQNNDELRGTRISGPVARELREKEFMKVVSLAPEVL, encoded by the coding sequence GTTGCAGATAATAGCGGCGCCAAACAAGTGCAATGTATCCGCGTACTAGGTGGTACGAAGAAACGTTATGCCTCTGTAGGCGATCGAATTGTTGTAAGCGTAAAATCAGCTAGTCCTGCTGGCAACATAAAAAAAGGTGCTGTATCTAAAGCAGTGGTTGTAAGGACAAAAAAAGAGGTACGTCGTAAAGATGGTTCATACATTAGATTTGATGATAATGCAGCTGTTTTATTACAAAACAATGATGAATTAAGAGGTACACGTATTTCTGGCCCAGTAGCACGCGAACTGCGTGAAAAAGAATTTATGAAAGTAGTATCCTTGGCTCCAGAAGTATTGTAG
- the rpmD gene encoding 50S ribosomal protein L30: protein MAKVRITQVRSTIKCPMRQKLTIKALKLGRINKSVELEFTPQIQGMVRQVHHLVTTENIA, encoded by the coding sequence ATGGCAAAAGTTAGAATTACCCAAGTAAGAAGCACTATTAAATGTCCTATGAGGCAAAAGCTAACTATTAAAGCTTTAAAACTTGGTAGGATCAATAAGAGTGTAGAACTAGAATTTACACCACAAATTCAAGGAATGGTACGACAAGTGCATCACTTAGTTACTACAGAAAATATAGCATAG
- the rplF gene encoding 50S ribosomal protein L6, translating to MSRIGKLPIKLPQGVTLRGPEEDIVYVKGPKGELSQYIDPAISVTIENDTVTLHRRTNQKRHKALHGLYRVLINNMIIGVSTGFTKSLELVGVGYKASVQGNALDLDLGYSHKIYFVIPPEIKVQAETTKGKNPLVHLEGIDKQLLGQVAAKIKTLRKVEPYKGKGIRYLGEQIRRKAGKTASK from the coding sequence ATGTCAAGAATAGGAAAATTACCCATTAAATTACCCCAAGGCGTTACGTTAAGAGGTCCTGAAGAGGATATAGTTTACGTAAAAGGACCTAAGGGAGAATTGTCTCAATATATAGACCCTGCTATAAGTGTTACTATAGAAAATGATACAGTTACACTACATAGAAGAACTAACCAAAAGCGTCATAAGGCTTTACATGGTCTATATAGAGTGCTTATCAATAATATGATTATTGGTGTAAGCACAGGGTTTACAAAAAGCTTAGAGTTAGTGGGAGTAGGTTATAAAGCTAGTGTACAGGGCAATGCACTTGACCTTGACCTTGGCTATTCACATAAGATTTATTTTGTTATTCCACCAGAAATTAAAGTACAGGCTGAGACCACAAAAGGTAAGAATCCTTTAGTCCATTTGGAAGGAATAGATAAACAACTGCTTGGGCAGGTGGCTGCTAAAATTAAAACATTAAGAAAAGTAGAGCCTTATAAAGGTAAGGGAATACGCTACTTAGGAGAACAGATTAGACGTAAAGCAGGTAAAACCGCTTCTAAATAG
- the rpsH gene encoding 30S ribosomal protein S8 translates to MITDPIADYLTRIRNAIRARHRIVEIPASNLKKAMTELLHEKGYIKQYKFDDQPNKQGSIKIGLKYNPGTKTSPINKLERVSKPGLRKYVKASELPSVLNGLGIAILSTSKGIMSDKEARQMKLGGEVLCYIY, encoded by the coding sequence ATGATTACAGACCCTATAGCTGATTATCTAACCAGGATCAGAAATGCTATTCGCGCTAGGCATAGGATAGTAGAAATACCTGCTTCAAACCTTAAGAAGGCAATGACTGAGTTATTGCATGAGAAAGGATATATTAAGCAATACAAATTTGATGATCAGCCTAACAAACAAGGCTCTATAAAAATTGGCTTAAAATATAATCCAGGTACGAAAACTTCTCCTATCAACAAATTAGAACGTGTAAGTAAACCTGGCCTTAGAAAGTATGTTAAGGCTAGTGAGTTGCCAAGTGTCTTAAATGGACTCGGTATTGCTATTTTATCTACTTCCAAAGGAATTATGAGTGATAAAGAAGCTAGGCAAATGAAGCTCGGAGGTGAAGTGCTCTGTTATATCTATTAG